CGTCTTCGGCTATCCCCTTGTAGTCTCTGAGGTTCATTCCTCCTCCTCCAGGATGGCTATTATCTTCTCCCTCAAGACCTCGGTGCTGTACATATAGGGGTCGAGGGAGTTGAGCCTGGCGGCGGGCCCGGGACACCCGAGGCACTCGCCGAAGAAAAGGCTGAAATCGTCCCGTGCCCTGCCGAGCCTCAAGCGGGCCTCGTAGAAGTGAAAATATATGCTCGAAGCGTCGACCTTCCTGAGCGCCTCGACGAACTCCTCATTACTCGTCGCCTCGATGTCCGTGGGTATCACGAACGTTATGCCCTCGTTAAAGAAAAACTCCTTGCCCGGGAGGACGGGTCTCGGGGGGGGGAACTCCTTCAGGTGGTCCTTGATGATGCGGATAATCTCTCCCCTTACCTCATCTATATCGA
The DNA window shown above is from Thermodesulfobacteriota bacterium and carries:
- a CDS encoding DUF5752 family protein — protein: MKAKAEPFKFYECTPLIKMTGRRAGSIVELLEILGQVTPESIFHHMHQYFLKPHVRPPAYPNDFAVWASEALEEKRLAERLANLNPFEFVDIDEVRGEIIRIIKDHLKEFPPPRPVLPGKEFFFNEGITFVIPTDIEATSNEEFVEALRKVDASSIYFHFYEARLRLGRARDDFSLFFGECLGCPGPAARLNSLDPYMYSTEVLREKIIAILEEEE